The Nitrospinota bacterium region GGTATAGACAGCCACAAACTCAATTATCACCTGTCCCGAGTGAACGATTGGCTGGAGCGAAAAGAGGTTTACCCGATTTATCTGGAAATCTCCCCAGCCGGGGCGTGCAATCACAGATGTACTTTTTGCGCAGTCGATTACATTGGCTACCAAACCGTGTTTCTGGACCCTGACATATTAAAAAGCCGTTTGTCGGAAATGGGCCGTCTGGGAGTCAAAAGCATCATGTACGCTGGCGAGGGCGAGCCACTTTTACACAAAAAGTTGCCGGAAATCATTCGCCACACCAAAGACTCCGGGATTGATATTTCGATCACCACAAATGCTGTAGCTTTGACCCAGGCCTGGGCATTGGAAGCAATGAGTTCGATCACCTGGATCAAAACCAGTATCAATGCAGGAACGCCGGAGACCTACGCCCAAATCCACCAGACCAAACCCGAAGATTTTCACAAGGTTCTGTCTAATCTAGAAACCGCCGTGAAAATCCGCAATCAAAAAAACTGGGATTGCACTCTTGGGTCTCAAATGGTGCTGTTGCCGGAAAACGAAAAGGAAGCATTGCTTCTCGCCAAAACCATGAAAACCGTGGGTTGTGATTATTTGGTGATCAAACCCTACTCCCAACACAATTCCAGTATCACCCGGACTTATGAGGGAGTCGACTATTCAGAATCGAAGTACCTTAAAGAGGATCTGGCAGCGTTAAACGATGGCCAGTTTTCTGTGGTCTTCCGTGAAAACACTTTAAACAAGCTCTTTGAAAAAGATCATTATTACGACAAATGCAGCGCCACGCCTTATTTTTGGGGATACATTATGGCGGACGGTTCCCTGTATGGGTGCAGTGCCTATCTTCTGGATGAGCGATTCTGCTACGGAAACATTAATGAGCATTCCTTTCAGGAAATTTGGGAAGGAGAGAAGCGTCGACGCAATATTGAATTTGTCGAGAACGAACTCAACATAAAAGA contains the following coding sequences:
- a CDS encoding radical SAM protein, which encodes MADVFGIDSHKLNYHLSRVNDWLERKEVYPIYLEISPAGACNHRCTFCAVDYIGYQTVFLDPDILKSRLSEMGRLGVKSIMYAGEGEPLLHKKLPEIIRHTKDSGIDISITTNAVALTQAWALEAMSSITWIKTSINAGTPETYAQIHQTKPEDFHKVLSNLETAVKIRNQKNWDCTLGSQMVLLPENEKEALLLAKTMKTVGCDYLVIKPYSQHNSSITRTYEGVDYSESKYLKEDLAALNDGQFSVVFRENTLNKLFEKDHYYDKCSATPYFWGYIMADGSLYGCSAYLLDERFCYGNINEHSFQEIWEGEKRRRNIEFVENELNIKDCRKNCRMDSANRYLWDLTHPPEHVNFI